One stretch of Tepiditoga spiralis DNA includes these proteins:
- a CDS encoding DNA-directed RNA polymerase subunit beta', producing MTKVSSFQRKIAKIKVGLTSPEKVLEWSNGEVKKPETLNHRTSKPEKDGLFCEKIFGPTKDYECACGKYKGKKYEGTVCERCGVRVESKESRRRRMGHIELATPVSHIWFLKSSPSILSIILGTSVKDLENIIYYGSKRVIERSYLTLANENSEETEDLDLDYYPGEILYQREYDIYSQYMDMAVEPAIRISRIKGLPTTEVSGTVELETEMTHTEREITWVKVKAEDGTIRKYPLFEGVTLMVEDGQEIEAGTALADRFLFEEDYLTHQEYTIFSDYYPGRIEIERDIERDTPIVVISEIDKRFSKRIGKKVGDILLEDEARAYEEVMRILNSKVKYQREEIIGTTLSEDIFVNGKKYEKGIEIDQEFLDEMIDYGIKDVLVITNENEEKKLQINLYEEFEASYGAEAVRKLLQELDLEVLKAKLENELEKLDKRSQKALKLLKRLKVVKDFLKSGNKPEWMIIKILPIIPPDLRPLIQIDGGRFAATDLNDLYRKVINRNNRLKKLMDMEAPEIIVRNEKRILQQAVDSLIYNGRVGKAMTDRSKRPLRSLTDLLKGKKGRFRRNLLGKRVDYSGRAVITVGPDLEIHECGLPKKMALELFKPFVLAELLKDSNVASKNARKLKKTIIEKEMPQAWEILEEVIKGHPVMLNRAPTLHRISIQAFIPKLIEGNAIRLHPLVCPPFNADFDGDQMAVHVPLSAVAQAEAKFLMLSRYNIISPANGKPVSMPAKDIIIGSYYLTTHDPVEFNKLKVPKKYSDLNKKGYIKNIFSDNLHAEYAHEFSKVTTAGVFYNKDKFSWSRAKLTLHNTIAFRKNDKLIKTTIGKIRFNEALPEDLRDYEAKIGKKSIKKLIFNTFKKYGIDKTADILDEVKTFGFHYATISGLTVSIRDVLVSDKRQEIIKNSEEKVFEIEQMYEEGYLTDNERYKEIVHIWENTTKDVTDVTADEYMKPENVFNPIWMMVDSGARGNIDQLKQLAGMRGLMADPSGKIIEVPIKSNFKKGLSELEFFTSTHGSRKGSADTALRTSTAGYLTRRLVDVAQSITITENDCGTHRGVEAEELWSDGSKIEDLSDLLFGRVLAKDVLDPVTDKIIEKDGKKYLRNMMLDEIDGTFLSNYNRTINVFEEKELKVKNINENVYYELLEDLEVENEVILEKGERLTVDVVKELTLHNIKSIKVKEYKAVNFIHIGESLKVKDENDKEIELLKYQEKIDIKTAKLLEKFNIKTVEVRPSIYIRSVLTCEAGNGLCAKCYGMDLASHKPVNIGESVGVIAAQSIGEPGTQLTMRTFHTGGIATASDITQGLPRAEELFEARKKTKGPDGTFSKIKGIIKAIDREESKKSTVLRFVVESLNGDTEVYDADFRTKPVVNVGSKVLPGERLTSGNIKPRKVLDELGVDAVSNYLLKEIKKIYAEQGVEIHDKHFEIIIKQMLNKVEITDSGDTDFMPGDLLSYNRARKINEQILYENSKISENRELVLGKKLAKRVIIEINEDTDEEKIFNVGEIVTKEMLNEMIKIKVKEIEVFESYEEDINEKEEIVLTGVKKTYLITPRSTIKYERKLLRITKASLEKEGWLSAASFQQTVQILTEAAIEGKMDYLKGLKENVIVGQPIPAGTGLKIYSENDFETVTKISQETETTEQAG from the coding sequence ATGACAAAGGTATCTTCTTTTCAGAGAAAAATCGCTAAGATAAAAGTTGGATTAACTTCTCCTGAAAAAGTTTTAGAATGGTCAAATGGAGAAGTAAAAAAACCAGAAACATTGAATCATAGAACTAGTAAACCAGAAAAAGATGGTTTGTTCTGTGAAAAAATATTTGGTCCTACAAAGGATTATGAATGTGCTTGTGGTAAGTATAAAGGCAAAAAATACGAAGGAACAGTGTGTGAACGTTGTGGAGTTCGTGTTGAATCAAAAGAATCAAGAAGAAGAAGAATGGGACATATTGAACTTGCAACACCTGTATCTCATATATGGTTTTTAAAGTCTTCTCCTTCAATATTGTCTATAATTCTTGGAACAAGTGTAAAAGATCTTGAAAATATTATTTATTATGGTTCTAAAAGAGTTATAGAAAGATCTTATTTAACTCTTGCAAACGAAAATTCTGAGGAAACAGAAGATTTAGATTTAGATTATTATCCAGGTGAAATTTTATATCAAAGAGAATATGATATATATTCTCAATATATGGATATGGCAGTTGAACCTGCAATTAGAATTAGTAGAATAAAAGGACTACCTACTACTGAAGTTTCTGGAACAGTTGAATTAGAAACAGAAATGACTCATACAGAAAGAGAAATTACTTGGGTAAAGGTAAAAGCGGAAGATGGTACAATAAGAAAGTATCCTTTATTTGAAGGCGTTACCTTAATGGTAGAAGACGGTCAAGAAATAGAAGCAGGTACAGCACTTGCAGATAGATTCCTTTTTGAAGAAGATTATTTAACTCATCAAGAGTATACTATTTTTTCTGATTATTATCCAGGAAGAATAGAAATAGAAAGGGATATAGAAAGGGATACACCAATAGTTGTTATAAGTGAAATAGATAAAAGATTTTCAAAAAGAATTGGTAAAAAAGTTGGTGATATTCTTTTAGAAGATGAAGCAAGAGCTTATGAAGAAGTAATGAGAATTCTTAATTCAAAAGTAAAATATCAAAGAGAAGAGATTATAGGGACTACTCTATCTGAAGATATATTTGTTAATGGTAAAAAATATGAAAAAGGTATAGAAATAGATCAAGAATTTCTTGATGAAATGATTGATTATGGAATAAAAGATGTTCTTGTTATTACAAATGAAAATGAAGAAAAGAAACTTCAAATAAATTTGTATGAAGAGTTTGAAGCTAGTTATGGTGCTGAAGCTGTAAGAAAACTATTACAAGAATTAGATCTTGAAGTTTTAAAAGCTAAACTTGAAAATGAATTAGAAAAATTAGATAAGAGAAGTCAAAAAGCTCTTAAACTTTTAAAAAGATTAAAGGTTGTAAAAGACTTTTTGAAATCTGGAAATAAACCTGAATGGATGATTATAAAAATTTTACCAATTATTCCACCAGATTTAAGACCTTTAATACAAATAGATGGTGGCCGTTTTGCTGCTACTGACTTGAATGACCTTTATAGAAAAGTTATAAATAGAAACAACAGATTGAAAAAATTAATGGATATGGAAGCTCCAGAAATAATTGTAAGAAATGAAAAAAGAATCTTACAACAAGCTGTTGATTCATTAATTTATAATGGTAGAGTCGGAAAAGCCATGACTGATAGAAGTAAAAGACCTTTGAGATCTTTAACAGATTTATTAAAAGGTAAAAAAGGTAGATTTAGAAGAAATCTACTTGGAAAAAGGGTTGATTACTCTGGAAGGGCTGTTATTACAGTTGGTCCTGATCTTGAAATTCACGAATGTGGTCTTCCAAAGAAAATGGCTCTTGAATTGTTTAAACCATTTGTACTTGCAGAATTATTAAAAGATTCAAATGTTGCTAGTAAAAATGCAAGAAAATTAAAGAAAACAATAATTGAAAAAGAGATGCCACAAGCTTGGGAGATACTTGAAGAAGTTATAAAAGGACACCCTGTTATGTTAAATAGAGCTCCAACTCTTCATAGAATTTCAATACAGGCATTTATACCAAAATTAATAGAAGGTAATGCTATAAGATTACATCCATTAGTTTGTCCTCCTTTTAATGCTGATTTTGATGGAGACCAAATGGCTGTACATGTTCCATTATCTGCTGTTGCACAGGCAGAAGCAAAATTCTTGATGCTATCAAGATACAATATTATATCACCTGCTAATGGTAAACCTGTATCAATGCCTGCAAAAGATATAATAATAGGTTCATATTATTTAACGACACATGATCCTGTTGAATTTAATAAATTAAAGGTTCCTAAAAAATACAGTGATTTAAATAAAAAAGGATATATAAAGAATATATTCTCAGATAATTTACATGCAGAATATGCACATGAATTTTCAAAGGTAACAACAGCTGGAGTTTTTTATAATAAGGATAAATTTTCTTGGAGTAGAGCAAAATTAACCTTACATAATACAATTGCATTTAGAAAAAATGATAAATTAATAAAAACGACAATTGGTAAGATAAGATTCAATGAAGCTTTACCAGAAGATTTAAGAGATTACGAAGCTAAAATAGGTAAAAAGTCAATAAAAAAATTAATCTTTAATACGTTTAAAAAGTATGGAATTGACAAAACAGCAGATATACTTGATGAAGTTAAAACATTTGGATTCCACTATGCTACTATTTCTGGATTAACTGTATCTATAAGAGACGTTTTAGTATCTGATAAAAGACAAGAAATTATTAAAAATTCTGAAGAAAAAGTTTTTGAAATTGAACAAATGTATGAAGAAGGATACTTGACGGATAATGAAAGATATAAAGAAATAGTTCATATTTGGGAAAATACTACAAAAGATGTTACTGATGTAACTGCTGATGAATATATGAAACCTGAAAATGTATTTAATCCAATATGGATGATGGTTGATTCTGGAGCAAGAGGTAATATTGACCAATTGAAACAACTTGCTGGTATGAGAGGTTTGATGGCAGATCCTTCTGGTAAGATTATAGAGGTTCCAATTAAATCAAACTTTAAAAAAGGCCTTTCAGAACTTGAATTCTTTACTTCAACTCATGGTTCAAGAAAAGGATCAGCTGATACTGCTTTAAGAACGTCAACTGCAGGTTATTTAACTAGAAGACTTGTAGATGTAGCTCAATCAATAACAATAACAGAAAATGATTGTGGAACACATCGTGGTGTTGAAGCAGAAGAATTATGGTCAGATGGTTCAAAGATAGAAGATCTTTCAGATTTATTATTTGGAAGAGTTCTTGCTAAAGATGTTTTAGATCCTGTAACGGATAAAATTATAGAAAAAGATGGTAAAAAATATTTAAGAAATATGATGTTAGATGAAATTGATGGAACCTTCTTATCAAATTATAATAGAACAATAAATGTTTTTGAAGAAAAAGAATTAAAAGTAAAGAATATAAATGAAAATGTTTATTATGAATTATTAGAAGATTTAGAAGTAGAAAATGAAGTTATTTTAGAAAAAGGTGAAAGATTAACTGTAGATGTTGTTAAAGAATTAACCTTACATAATATAAAATCAATAAAAGTAAAAGAATATAAGGCAGTTAATTTTATTCACATTGGAGAATCATTAAAAGTAAAAGACGAAAATGATAAAGAAATTGAATTATTAAAATATCAAGAAAAAATAGATATAAAAACGGCAAAATTATTAGAAAAATTCAACATAAAAACTGTTGAAGTAAGACCTTCAATTTATATAAGATCAGTATTGACTTGTGAAGCGGGAAATGGTCTTTGTGCAAAATGTTATGGTATGGATCTTGCTTCTCATAAACCTGTTAACATAGGTGAATCAGTTGGGGTTATTGCTGCTCAATCAATTGGTGAACCTGGAACGCAATTAACTATGAGAACTTTCCATACAGGTGGTATTGCAACTGCTTCAGATATTACTCAAGGATTGCCAAGAGCTGAAGAATTATTTGAAGCTAGAAAAAAGACAAAAGGTCCAGATGGAACTTTTTCTAAGATAAAAGGTATAATCAAAGCAATAGATAGAGAAGAGAGTAAAAAATCAACTGTATTAAGATTTGTTGTTGAAAGTTTAAATGGAGATACAGAAGTATATGATGCAGACTTTAGAACTAAACCTGTTGTTAATGTTGGTTCAAAGGTATTGCCTGGAGAAAGATTAACTTCTGGAAACATTAAGCCAAGGAAAGTACTTGATGAACTTGGTGTAGATGCTGTTTCTAACTATCTATTAAAAGAAATTAAGAAAATATATGCAGAACAAGGTGTTGAAATCCACGATAAACATTTTGAAATAATTATAAAACAAATGTTGAATAAAGTTGAAATAACTGATAGTGGAGATACAGATTTCATGCCTGGAGATTTATTGAGTTACAATAGAGCAAGAAAAATAAATGAACAAATTTTATATGAAAATTCTAAAATTTCTGAAAATAGAGAACTTGTTCTAGGTAAAAAGCTAGCAAAAAGAGTCATTATAGAAATAAATGAAGATACTGATGAAGAAAAAATATTTAATGTTGGTGAAATAGTTACAAAAGAAATGTTGAATGAAATGATAAAAATAAAAGTAAAAGAAATAGAAGTTTTTGAAAGTTATGAAGAAGATATTAATGAAAAAGAAGAAATAGTATTAACAGGTGTAAAAAAGACATATCTTATAACTCCAAGAAGTACAATTAAATATGAAAGGAAACTTTTAAGAATTACAAAAGCTTCGTTGGAAAAAGAAGGATGGCTTTCAGCTGCTTCATTCCAACAAACTGTTCAAATATTAACAGAAGCAGCAATTGAAGGAAAAATGGATTACTTAAAAGGATTAAAAGAAAATGTAATTGTAGGACAACCTATACCTGCAGGAACTGGATTAAAAATATACTCTGAAAATGATTTTGAAACAGTTACAAAAATAAGTCAAGAAACAGAAACTACAGAACAAGCAGGATAA